A region of Streptomyces sp. R44 DNA encodes the following proteins:
- a CDS encoding sugar porter family MFS transporter translates to MTSTAQAPTPPPSEGRAAHPDHLGHVIFITASAAMGGFLFGYDSSVINGAVEAIRDRYDIGSGTLAQVIAIALIGCAIGAATAGRIADRIGRIRCMQISAVLFAVSAVGSALPFALWDLALWRIIGGFAIGMASVIGPAYIAEVAPAAYRGRLGSFQQAAIVIGIAISQLVNYGILQLADGDQRGEIGGLEAWQWMLGVMVVPALLYGMLSFAIPESPRFLISVGKTDRAKEVLAEVEGHGVDLDHRVAEIDRAMRSEHKSTFRDLLVAGSRFKLLPIVWVGIGLSVFQQLVGINVAFYYSATLWQSVGIDPSSSFFYSFTTSIINIIGTVIAMVLVDRVGRKPLALVGSVGMAVALAFEAWAFSADLVDGKLPETQGVMALVAAHVFVLFFALSWGVVVWVFLGEMFPNRIRAAALGVAASAQWIANWAITASFPSLADWNLSGTYVIYTIFAVLSIPFVLRYVKETKGKALEEMG, encoded by the coding sequence GTGACCAGCACCGCGCAGGCGCCCACGCCGCCGCCTTCCGAAGGCCGAGCCGCTCACCCGGACCACCTCGGCCACGTCATCTTCATCACGGCCTCCGCCGCGATGGGCGGCTTCCTCTTCGGCTACGACAGCTCCGTCATCAACGGCGCCGTCGAGGCGATCCGCGACCGCTACGACATCGGCTCCGGCACCCTCGCCCAGGTCATCGCCATCGCCCTGATCGGCTGCGCCATCGGCGCCGCCACCGCAGGACGGATCGCCGACCGCATCGGCCGCATCCGTTGTATGCAGATCTCCGCGGTCCTCTTCGCCGTCAGCGCCGTCGGCTCCGCGCTGCCCTTCGCCCTCTGGGACCTCGCCCTCTGGCGGATCATCGGCGGCTTCGCCATCGGCATGGCCTCCGTCATCGGCCCCGCCTACATCGCCGAGGTCGCCCCCGCCGCCTACCGCGGCCGCCTCGGCTCCTTCCAGCAGGCCGCGATCGTCATCGGCATCGCCATCTCCCAGCTGGTGAACTACGGCATCCTCCAGCTCGCCGACGGCGACCAGCGCGGCGAGATCGGCGGCCTGGAGGCCTGGCAGTGGATGCTCGGCGTGATGGTCGTCCCCGCACTCCTCTACGGCATGCTGTCCTTCGCGATCCCCGAGTCCCCGCGCTTCCTCATCTCGGTCGGGAAGACCGACCGGGCCAAGGAGGTCCTCGCCGAGGTCGAGGGCCACGGCGTCGACCTCGACCACCGCGTCGCCGAGATCGACCGGGCCATGCGCAGCGAGCACAAGTCCACCTTCAGGGACCTGCTCGTCGCCGGCAGCAGGTTCAAGCTGCTGCCCATCGTCTGGGTCGGCATCGGACTCTCGGTCTTCCAGCAGCTCGTGGGCATCAACGTCGCCTTCTACTACTCCGCGACCCTCTGGCAGTCCGTCGGCATCGACCCGTCCAGCTCGTTCTTCTACTCGTTCACCACGTCGATCATCAACATCATCGGCACCGTGATCGCGATGGTCCTGGTCGACCGCGTCGGCCGCAAGCCGCTCGCCCTCGTCGGTTCCGTCGGCATGGCGGTCGCCCTCGCCTTCGAGGCCTGGGCCTTCTCCGCCGACCTCGTCGACGGCAAGCTGCCCGAGACCCAGGGCGTCATGGCCCTCGTCGCCGCCCATGTCTTCGTGCTCTTCTTCGCCCTCTCGTGGGGCGTGGTGGTCTGGGTCTTCCTCGGCGAGATGTTCCCCAACCGGATCCGCGCCGCCGCGCTCGGCGTCGCCGCCTCCGCCCAGTGGATCGCCAACTGGGCCATCACCGCCAGCTTCCCGTCCCTCGCGGACTGGAACCTCTCCGGCACCTACGTGATCTACACGATCTTCGCCGTGCTCTCGATCCCCTTCGTGCTCAGGTACGTCAAGGAGACGAAGGGCAAGGCGTTGGAGGAGATGGGCTAA
- a CDS encoding LLM class flavin-dependent oxidoreductase: protein MPFSVVRFNLVDPRATPDSLSERYRAALAMAAYADEHGVDTVQTEEHHGVENNWLPSPFTFAGAVFGATRRIAVTVSAIIGPLHDPLRLAEDIAVLDLLSGGRLVTVAGIGYRPEEYEERGVDWGRRGKLQDLLLETLLTAWTGEPFTYQGRTVRVTPRPFTRPHPLLLVGGSSRAAARRAARLGLPFFPSAHLPDLETYYQERCAEYGTEGWTMMPAEETPLLHLSADPDRTWAEYGEHFLHEARTYASWQSKDIRSAVRSAARTVAKLRAEGVYRVVTPEECLELGLESLVLHPLCGGMPVEEGWRSLRLFCDDVLPRLTA, encoded by the coding sequence ATGCCGTTCAGCGTCGTACGGTTCAACCTCGTCGATCCCCGTGCGACCCCGGACTCCCTCTCGGAGCGCTACCGGGCCGCGCTCGCCATGGCCGCGTACGCCGACGAGCACGGCGTCGACACCGTGCAGACGGAGGAGCACCACGGGGTCGAGAACAACTGGCTGCCCTCCCCCTTCACCTTCGCGGGCGCGGTCTTCGGCGCGACGCGCAGGATCGCGGTCACGGTCTCGGCGATCATCGGCCCGCTGCACGATCCACTGCGCCTGGCCGAGGACATCGCGGTCCTCGACCTGCTGAGCGGGGGCCGTCTGGTGACGGTGGCGGGGATCGGCTACCGGCCGGAGGAGTACGAGGAGCGCGGGGTCGACTGGGGGCGGCGGGGCAAGCTCCAGGACCTGCTCCTGGAGACCCTGCTCACGGCCTGGACCGGGGAGCCGTTCACGTATCAGGGCCGTACGGTACGGGTCACCCCGCGGCCGTTCACCCGGCCGCATCCGCTGCTTCTGGTCGGGGGGTCCTCGCGGGCGGCGGCGCGGCGGGCGGCCCGGCTGGGGCTGCCGTTCTTCCCGAGCGCGCACCTTCCGGACCTGGAGACGTACTACCAGGAGCGGTGCGCGGAGTACGGCACGGAGGGCTGGACGATGATGCCGGCGGAGGAGACCCCGCTGCTGCATCTGTCGGCGGACCCGGACCGGACCTGGGCGGAGTACGGGGAGCACTTCCTGCACGAGGCGCGGACCTACGCCTCCTGGCAGTCGAAGGACATCCGCTCGGCGGTGCGTTCGGCGGCGAGGACGGTGGCGAAGCTGCGGGCGGAGGGGGTGTACCGGGTGGTGACGCCGGAGGAGTGCCTGGAGCTCGGCCTGGAGAGCCTCGTGCTGCATCCGCTGTGCGGCGGGATGCCGGTCGAGGAGGGGTGGCGGAGCCTGCGGCTGTTCTGCGACGACGTACTGCCGCGGCTCACCGCCTGA